One segment of Ziziphus jujuba cultivar Dongzao chromosome 12, ASM3175591v1 DNA contains the following:
- the LOC107429467 gene encoding uncharacterized protein LOC107429467, giving the protein MAIDVCSEISSPGISPRISFSHDLNQRNTVPIEDHRLDSSLLDSSSDFNFCIVNNLTLELSSADELFSNGKILPAQIKKSNFIASKNTHHQNEPPKPPVHHPSTEINNTEKKRLKEFLSASFDAEEEEDEKPASKSFWQFRRSSSLNFDTARGKSLIKSLHFLSRSNSTGSAPSSKQTTTIPKETQKPNLQRQQSVSSRRSSVSSCSSNYYPNNYSTQKPCLRKNGSYGNGVRISPVINLTPPYISKVTISFFGFGSLFCSGKVKKKKK; this is encoded by the coding sequence aTGGCCATTGATGTCTGCTCTGAGATTTCCAGCCCAGGAATCAGTCCAAGAATCTCATTTTCTCATGATCTAAACCAGAGGAACACAGTGCCAATAGAAGATCATAGATTGGATTCCTCTCTCTTGGATTCAAGTTCTGATTTCAACTTCTGCATTGTCAATAATCTCACACTAGAACTTTCTTCAGCTGATGAGCTTTTCTCCAATGGTAAGATTCTTCCTGCCCAAATCAAGAAAAGCAATTTCATTGCTTCTAAAAACACCCATCACCAAAATGAGCCTCCTAAGCCTCCTGTTCACCATCCCAGTACTGAGATTAACAATACAGAGAAGAAGAGGTTGAAGGAATTCTTATCAGCCAGTTTTGatgctgaagaagaagaagatgaaaagcCTGCAAGTAAGTCCTTCTGGCAGTTTAGAAGAAGTAGCAGTCTGAATTTTGATACTGCTAGAGGTAAGAGTTTGATAAAATCGTTGCATTTCCTTTCAAGGAGCAATTCAACTGGATCAGCACCAAGTTCAAAGCAAACTACAACAATTCCGAAAGAAACCCAGAAACCAAATTTGCAGAGACAACAATCTGTGTCAAGCAGAAGATCATCGGTTTCATCTTGTTCAAGTAACTATTATCCAAACAATTATTCAACACAGAAACCGTGTCTGAGGAAAAACGGATCTTATGGAAACGGGGTTAGAATCAGTCCTGTTATAAATCTCACACCTCCATACATTTCCAAAGTTACCATcagtttttttggttttggttctCTGTTTTGCAGTGGTAAggttaaaaagaagaagaaataa